In Mycobacterium stomatepiae, the following are encoded in one genomic region:
- the wag31 gene encoding DivIVA-like cell division protein Wag31: MPLTPADVHNVAFSKPPIGKRGYNEDEVDAFLDLVENELTRLIEENSDLRQRVEELDRELAAGGGAVPAAQPAPVAAPVFEPEPEPEPVKAAPAPVAATGTNEEQALKAARVLSLAQDTADRLTSGAQAESEKLLSDARANADQILTEARQSAEAQVADAKQRSEAMLADAQTRSEAQLRQAQEKADALQADAERKHSEIMGTINQQRTVLEGRLEQLRTFEREYRTRLKTYLESQLEELGQRGSAAPVDSSADAGGFDQFNRGSN; encoded by the coding sequence ATGCCGCTTACACCAGCCGACGTCCACAATGTGGCGTTCAGTAAGCCGCCTATTGGCAAGCGCGGTTACAACGAGGACGAGGTTGACGCGTTCCTCGACCTGGTGGAAAACGAGCTGACACGGCTGATTGAAGAGAACTCCGATCTGCGCCAGCGGGTCGAGGAGCTCGACCGTGAATTGGCCGCCGGTGGCGGCGCCGTCCCCGCTGCGCAGCCCGCTCCTGTTGCCGCCCCCGTCTTCGAACCCGAGCCCGAGCCGGAACCCGTCAAGGCGGCGCCCGCCCCGGTGGCCGCGACCGGCACCAACGAGGAGCAGGCCCTCAAGGCGGCCCGCGTGCTCAGCCTGGCCCAGGACACCGCCGACCGGCTGACCAGCGGTGCACAGGCCGAGTCGGAGAAGCTGCTGTCCGATGCGCGTGCCAACGCCGACCAGATCCTGACCGAGGCCCGCCAGAGCGCCGAAGCGCAGGTCGCCGACGCCAAACAGCGTTCCGAAGCGATGCTGGCCGACGCGCAAACCCGCTCCGAGGCGCAGTTGCGTCAGGCCCAGGAGAAGGCCGACGCCCTGCAGGCCGACGCCGAACGCAAGCACTCCGAGATCATGGGCACCATCAACCAGCAGCGCACCGTGCTGGAAGGCCGCCTCGAGCAGCTCCGCACCTTCGAACGCGAGTACCGCACCCGCCTGAAGACCTATCTCGAGTCCCAGCTCGAGGAACTCGGCCAGCGCGGATCGGCGGCGCCCGTCGACTCCAGCGCGGACGCCGGTGGGTTCGATCAATTCAATCGGGGTAGTAACTAG
- a CDS encoding cytochrome d ubiquinol oxidase subunit II, translating to MLIIALVLALIGLVALVFAVVTSNELVAWVCIGASILGVVLLIVDALRERQRRGTSDEAHDEQPAEDAEAEAVDYPEEIADESAETPADDETVAARGEDSAK from the coding sequence ATGCTGATTATCGCGCTGGTACTGGCCCTGATTGGGCTGGTGGCCCTGGTGTTCGCGGTCGTGACCAGCAACGAGCTGGTGGCCTGGGTGTGCATCGGCGCCAGCATCCTCGGTGTGGTGTTGCTGATCGTCGACGCCCTGCGGGAGCGGCAGCGTCGCGGCACGAGTGACGAAGCCCACGACGAGCAGCCGGCCGAAGACGCCGAAGCCGAGGCGGTCGACTACCCGGAGGAAATCGCGGACGAAAGCGCCGAGACGCCGGCCGACGACGAGACGGTGGCGGCTCGTGGCGAGGACTCGGCCAAGTAA
- a CDS encoding phosphoribosyltransferase, whose protein sequence is MNPRNGFLRRSATRASRTFGDRHEAGRALAGQLMPYREKGNVLVLGLARGGLPVAWEIASALHAPLDVFLVRKLGLPHFSELAMGALASGGGVVMNDNVVASLHITEEQVREVIDSETAELARREHAYRGGRPPADPRGKIVILVDDGIATGASMLAAVQAIRAAAPVSIVVAVPVGPPSACRELAQVADDVVCTTMPPGFEAVGQVYGDFHQVGDQEVRQLLSTPTR, encoded by the coding sequence ATGAACCCACGGAACGGCTTCCTTCGCCGCTCGGCTACGCGAGCCTCGCGAACCTTCGGGGACCGCCACGAAGCCGGTCGCGCGCTGGCCGGGCAGCTAATGCCCTACCGCGAAAAGGGCAACGTGCTAGTGCTGGGGCTGGCGCGCGGCGGCCTTCCGGTCGCCTGGGAGATCGCCTCGGCCCTGCACGCCCCGCTGGATGTGTTCCTGGTGCGCAAGCTCGGGCTGCCGCACTTCTCGGAGCTCGCGATGGGCGCGCTGGCCAGCGGCGGCGGTGTGGTGATGAACGACAACGTGGTGGCCAGCCTGCATATCACCGAAGAGCAGGTGCGGGAGGTCATCGATAGCGAGACGGCCGAGCTGGCGCGACGTGAGCATGCGTACCGGGGTGGCCGCCCGCCCGCCGACCCGCGGGGCAAGATCGTGATCCTGGTCGACGACGGCATCGCCACCGGCGCCAGCATGCTGGCCGCCGTCCAGGCTATCCGGGCGGCCGCGCCGGTGTCGATCGTCGTCGCTGTCCCGGTCGGACCGCCGTCGGCCTGCCGCGAACTCGCGCAGGTGGCCGACGACGTTGTGTGCACGACGATGCCGCCCGGATTCGAAGCCGTCGGGCAGGTGTACGGCGACTTTCACCAGGTCGGCGATCAGGAGGTGCGCCAGCTTCTGAGTACGCCGACGCGCTGA
- a CDS encoding FAD-dependent oxidoreductase, producing the protein MTSLEVDLAVIGFGKGGKTLAGALGRRGWRVVMIEQSPLMYGGTCINIGCVPTKSMVFRSEHLDAATAHPDRYREAITATAQLTASLRDINYAALDRIETVTVLTGHASFTDSHVLNVKTIDGQSITVTAQWIVVGTGSRPVLPPIPGLADAPAVYTSTDLLGEAALPRRLTVLGGGYVGVEFAAMYAAYGSQVCILDRGPRVLSREDDDVADCARDILIGRGIDMVTSAAVSAVSANAGGGSTVSYRVDGVTRTVDTDAILVALGREPVTDGLDLDAAGVETTAAGAIVVDDHLRSSQPHIFAVGDVNGGPQFTYISLDDYRVVLSQLAGDGSRSTATRMAVPYALFMTPPLARVGLTEKAARETHDVKVATMRVAEMATMPRARIVGEDAGLMKVVVDADSDTILGAALLSYDSHEVINTVALAIRHGITATELRDSIYTHPSMTEGFNGLLAAL; encoded by the coding sequence GTGACGTCACTCGAGGTGGATCTGGCGGTTATCGGCTTCGGCAAAGGCGGCAAAACCCTGGCGGGCGCTTTGGGCAGGCGCGGCTGGCGGGTGGTGATGATCGAGCAGTCGCCGTTGATGTACGGCGGCACGTGCATCAACATCGGCTGCGTCCCTACGAAATCGATGGTGTTCCGCTCCGAGCACCTCGACGCGGCCACCGCCCATCCGGATCGCTACCGCGAGGCCATCACCGCCACCGCGCAGTTGACCGCGTCATTGCGCGACATCAACTATGCGGCGCTCGATCGGATCGAAACGGTGACGGTGCTGACCGGCCACGCATCCTTCACCGATTCACATGTATTGAATGTCAAAACCATTGACGGACAATCGATTACCGTGACCGCGCAATGGATCGTGGTCGGTACCGGCTCGCGCCCGGTGTTGCCGCCGATCCCCGGCCTCGCCGATGCGCCCGCCGTGTACACCAGCACGGATCTGCTCGGCGAGGCCGCGCTGCCGCGGCGGCTGACCGTGCTGGGCGGTGGCTACGTCGGTGTGGAATTCGCGGCGATGTACGCCGCCTACGGGTCGCAGGTGTGCATCCTCGACCGCGGTCCGCGCGTGCTGAGCCGCGAGGACGACGATGTTGCCGACTGCGCCCGGGACATCCTTATCGGGCGCGGCATCGACATGGTCACCTCGGCGGCGGTCAGCGCCGTCTCCGCCAACGCCGGCGGCGGCTCGACCGTTTCCTACCGGGTCGACGGCGTCACGCGAACCGTCGACACCGACGCCATCCTGGTGGCGCTGGGACGCGAACCCGTCACCGACGGGCTCGACCTGGACGCGGCGGGCGTGGAGACGACGGCCGCGGGCGCGATTGTGGTTGACGACCACCTGCGCAGCAGCCAGCCGCATATCTTCGCGGTCGGCGATGTCAACGGCGGACCGCAGTTCACCTACATCTCGCTGGACGACTACCGGGTCGTGCTTTCGCAGCTGGCCGGCGATGGCAGCCGGAGCACCGCGACCCGTATGGCGGTGCCCTACGCACTGTTCATGACGCCCCCGCTGGCGCGGGTCGGCCTCACCGAAAAGGCCGCCAGGGAAACGCACGACGTCAAGGTCGCCACCATGCGGGTTGCCGAGATGGCAACGATGCCTCGGGCGCGGATCGTCGGCGAGGATGCCGGCCTGATGAAGGTCGTCGTCGATGCCGACAGCGATACCATTCTCGGCGCGGCGCTGCTGTCCTACGACTCGCACGAGGTCATCAACACGGTGGCGCTGGCGATCCGGCACGGCATTACCGCCACGGAGCTGCGGGATTCGATCTACACCCACCCATCGATGACCGAGGGGTTCAACGGCTTGCTCGCGGCGCTTTAG
- a CDS encoding isochorismatase family protein, with translation MEYDPAETAVVVIDPQNDVLSPNGVNWAVLEASVTENKTVEHLVDIFTAAKAHGYGLFVSPHYFYPTDHKWLFNGPLESDELATNSFGRVGALSLDGFAESGADWLDVLKPFIEDATTVVASPHKVWGPQTNDLVLQLRKRRITKIVLCGMLANMCVESHLRDLLEQGFEVTVFRDATAGPRHPTRGDGYPAALVNYAFLAHHVADTAEVVAAMRGD, from the coding sequence GTGGAATACGACCCCGCCGAAACCGCGGTCGTCGTCATCGATCCGCAAAACGACGTGCTGAGCCCCAACGGGGTGAACTGGGCCGTCCTGGAGGCCAGCGTCACCGAGAACAAAACCGTCGAGCATTTGGTCGACATCTTCACCGCCGCCAAGGCGCACGGCTATGGACTGTTCGTCTCACCGCACTACTTCTACCCCACCGACCACAAGTGGCTCTTCAACGGCCCACTCGAGTCAGACGAGCTGGCTACCAACAGCTTTGGCCGTGTCGGCGCGCTGAGCCTGGACGGGTTCGCCGAATCCGGTGCCGACTGGCTCGACGTGCTCAAACCGTTCATCGAGGACGCGACTACCGTCGTCGCCAGCCCGCACAAGGTGTGGGGTCCACAGACCAATGACCTCGTCCTGCAACTACGCAAACGGCGGATCACCAAGATCGTGCTGTGCGGGATGCTCGCCAACATGTGCGTGGAATCGCACCTGCGGGATCTGCTCGAGCAGGGCTTCGAGGTCACCGTCTTCCGCGATGCCACGGCGGGGCCGCGGCATCCGACCCGCGGTGACGGCTACCCGGCCGCGCTGGTGAACTACGCCTTCTTGGCGCATCACGTCGCCGATACCGCCGAAGTGGTGGCCGCGATGCGAGGCGACTAA
- a CDS encoding M20/M25/M40 family metallo-hydrolase, whose product MTVENGVPNHPSDDVVEVVSRLIRFDTTNTGDPETTQGEAECAHWVAEQLAEVGYHPEYLESGAPGRGNVFVRLPGADRSRGALLIHGHLDVVPAEPADWSVHPFSGAVEDGYVWGRGAVDMKDMVGMMIVVARQLKQAGIVPPRDLVFAFVADEEHGGKFGAHWLVDNRPDLFEGITEAIGEVGGFSLTVPRRDGGERRLYLIETAEKGIQWMRLTARGQAGHGSMANDRNAVTLLAEAVARIGRHQFPLVLTDTVAEFLAAISDETGLTFDAQSDDLDGAIEKLGPMARMLSAVLRDTANPTMLKAGYKANVIPGTAEAVVDCRVLPGRLAAFEAEIDKLIGPDITREWIRDLPSYETTFDGDLVEAMNAAILAVDPDGRTVPYMLSGGTDAKAFARLGIRCFGFAPLKLPPELDFASLFHGVDERVPVDALRFGTDVLAHFLTHC is encoded by the coding sequence GTGACAGTTGAGAACGGAGTTCCCAACCATCCGAGCGACGATGTGGTCGAAGTCGTCAGCAGGCTGATCCGGTTCGACACCACCAATACCGGGGACCCCGAGACCACCCAGGGTGAGGCCGAGTGTGCTCACTGGGTGGCCGAGCAGCTCGCCGAGGTCGGCTACCACCCCGAATACCTCGAATCCGGCGCGCCCGGACGGGGCAATGTCTTCGTTCGCCTGCCGGGTGCCGACCGCTCACGGGGCGCGCTGCTGATCCACGGGCATCTCGACGTGGTGCCGGCCGAGCCCGCCGACTGGAGTGTGCACCCGTTCTCGGGCGCCGTGGAGGACGGCTACGTCTGGGGTCGCGGCGCGGTCGACATGAAGGACATGGTCGGCATGATGATCGTCGTCGCCCGCCAGTTGAAGCAGGCGGGCATCGTGCCGCCGCGCGATCTGGTGTTCGCGTTCGTGGCCGACGAAGAGCACGGCGGCAAGTTCGGGGCACACTGGCTGGTCGACAACCGCCCCGACCTGTTCGAGGGCATCACCGAGGCGATCGGCGAGGTCGGCGGGTTCTCGCTGACCGTGCCGCGCCGCGACGGCGGCGAACGCCGGCTGTATCTGATCGAGACGGCCGAGAAGGGCATCCAGTGGATGCGGCTGACCGCCCGCGGGCAGGCGGGGCACGGCTCGATGGCCAACGACCGCAACGCGGTCACCCTGCTCGCCGAGGCGGTCGCCCGGATCGGCCGTCACCAGTTCCCGCTGGTGCTGACCGACACCGTCGCGGAGTTCCTGGCCGCGATCAGCGACGAGACCGGCCTGACCTTCGACGCCCAGTCCGACGATCTGGACGGCGCGATCGAAAAGCTGGGCCCGATGGCCCGCATGCTGTCGGCGGTTTTGCGCGACACCGCAAACCCGACGATGCTCAAGGCGGGGTACAAAGCCAACGTGATCCCCGGGACCGCCGAGGCGGTGGTGGACTGCCGCGTGCTGCCCGGCCGGCTGGCCGCATTCGAGGCCGAGATCGACAAGTTGATCGGGCCGGACATCACCCGGGAGTGGATCAGGGACCTGCCGTCGTATGAGACGACGTTCGACGGCGATCTCGTCGAAGCGATGAATGCCGCGATCTTGGCTGTCGACCCGGACGGCCGTACGGTGCCATACATGCTCTCCGGTGGCACCGATGCGAAAGCCTTCGCGCGCTTGGGAATTCGCTGCTTCGGCTTCGCGCCGCTGAAGCTGCCGCCGGAATTGGATTTCGCTTCGCTGTTCCACGGTGTCGACGAGCGGGTACCCGTCGATGCGCTGCGGTTCGGCACCGACGTGCTGGCCCACTTCCTGACCCACTGCTAG
- a CDS encoding YbhB/YbcL family Raf kinase inhibitor-like protein: MSSPSDPYDALPKLPSFSLTSTSLTDGQPLAKPQVSGIMGAGGEDISPQLSWSGFPAETRSFAVTVYDPDAPTASGFWHWAVANLPADVTELPADAGDGRELPGGALELVNDAGMRRFIGAAPPPGHGPHRYYVAVHAVDVDKLDLSEDASPAFLGFNLFQHAIARSYIVGTYEQK, from the coding sequence ATGAGTTCGCCGTCCGACCCGTATGACGCCCTGCCCAAGCTGCCGTCGTTCAGCCTGACCTCGACCTCGCTCACCGACGGCCAACCGCTGGCCAAGCCGCAAGTCAGCGGCATCATGGGTGCCGGGGGAGAAGACATCAGCCCGCAGCTGAGCTGGTCGGGATTCCCCGCGGAGACCCGCAGTTTCGCGGTCACCGTGTACGACCCCGACGCCCCGACGGCCTCCGGGTTCTGGCACTGGGCCGTCGCCAACCTGCCGGCCGACGTCACCGAACTGCCTGCGGACGCGGGTGACGGTCGTGAGCTGCCCGGCGGCGCTTTGGAGCTCGTCAACGACGCCGGCATGCGCCGCTTCATCGGCGCCGCGCCGCCGCCCGGACACGGCCCGCACCGCTACTACGTCGCGGTGCATGCGGTCGACGTCGACAAGCTCGACCTCAGCGAGGATGCCAGCCCGGCGTTCCTGGGCTTCAACCTGTTCCAGCACGCGATCGCGCGGTCCTACATCGTCGGCACCTACGAACAGAAGTAG
- a CDS encoding alpha/beta fold hydrolase, which produces MSARACVLVLPGGRVRSDEASRWWQPANIRMMLVAAALRWRLGRGAEVRRVQYRLRGWNSPRYDPVVDATAVFDAVRRRFEPKNIVLVGHSMGGRVATRLAAGGQVGALVALAPYWPRDDGDLIEAPTRLLVVHGTADTRTDPQASRVQTLRARERGLDAQWVGIEGAGHSMVRPYFEWHRRTGDFVAEYLSGRA; this is translated from the coding sequence GTGAGCGCTCGCGCGTGCGTGCTCGTCCTACCGGGCGGCCGCGTGCGCAGCGATGAGGCGTCGCGGTGGTGGCAGCCGGCCAACATCCGGATGATGTTGGTCGCTGCCGCCCTGCGGTGGCGGCTGGGCCGCGGCGCCGAGGTGCGCCGGGTCCAGTACCGGCTGCGCGGCTGGAACAGCCCGCGTTACGACCCGGTGGTCGACGCGACCGCGGTGTTCGATGCCGTCCGTCGCCGTTTCGAGCCGAAAAACATTGTGCTGGTTGGCCACTCCATGGGCGGTCGAGTCGCGACTCGACTGGCCGCCGGCGGGCAGGTCGGCGCGCTGGTCGCGCTGGCGCCGTACTGGCCCCGGGACGACGGTGACCTGATCGAGGCGCCGACCCGGCTGCTGGTCGTGCACGGCACCGCCGATACCCGCACCGATCCGCAGGCCTCACGCGTCCAGACGCTGCGGGCCCGTGAGCGCGGGCTGGACGCGCAGTGGGTGGGAATCGAGGGTGCGGGCCATTCGATGGTGCGGCCGTACTTCGAATGGCACCGTCGCACAGGCGATTTCGTCGCCGAATATCTTTCGGGCCGCGCCTAG
- a CDS encoding HNH endonuclease signature motif containing protein: protein MRSSSREEIQADFDALRGAVSRVVGHSFDALTTPERLALLERLERETRRLRVPGHELINQVAEQATPEELGGKVSHALADRLRISRGEAGRRIAEAADLGPRRAITGEPLRPLLTATAEVQRDGKIGPSHISVIRQFFDRLPQSVDIETRECVERDLAEHAAQYRPEQLAKLADRLAACLNPDGNYTDEDRARRRGFVLGKQDMDGMSPVRGWLTPDARATVEAVLAKLAAPGMCNPEDETPVIDCPSDDAPRDLRSMAQRNHDGLHAALRALLASGKLGQHNGLPATIIVTTTLKDLEAATGTGLTAGGALLPMTDVIRLARHAHHYLAIFDEGDAIGRYHTKRLASPGQRIVLYAKDRGCTHPGCDVPGYLCELHHVEDWASTHRTDIDQLTFACGTHHKLLETGWTTRKRRDGATEWIPPPHLDHGQPLINTFHHPENVLVDGEDGAA from the coding sequence ATGCGTTCGAGTAGCCGCGAGGAGATCCAAGCGGATTTCGACGCGCTGCGTGGCGCGGTGTCACGTGTCGTCGGGCATTCGTTTGATGCGTTGACCACTCCGGAGCGGTTGGCGTTGTTGGAGCGCCTCGAACGCGAGACACGGCGGCTCCGGGTACCGGGGCATGAGTTGATCAATCAGGTTGCCGAGCAGGCTACGCCGGAAGAGCTGGGCGGCAAGGTTTCTCATGCCTTGGCCGACCGACTGCGCATCTCTCGTGGCGAGGCCGGCCGGCGAATTGCCGAGGCCGCCGATTTAGGGCCGCGGCGCGCGATCACCGGCGAGCCGCTGCGGCCGCTATTGACCGCGACCGCTGAGGTCCAGCGCGACGGCAAAATCGGCCCATCCCACATCTCGGTGATCCGCCAGTTCTTCGACCGGTTGCCGCAGTCGGTAGACATTGAGACCCGGGAATGCGTCGAGAGGGATCTGGCCGAACACGCCGCCCAGTATCGGCCCGAGCAGCTCGCTAAGCTCGCCGACCGGCTGGCCGCTTGCCTGAATCCCGACGGCAACTACACCGACGAGGATCGTGCCCGCCGACGCGGATTCGTCCTGGGCAAGCAGGACATGGACGGCATGTCCCCGGTGCGGGGCTGGCTGACGCCGGACGCGCGCGCCACCGTGGAGGCGGTGTTAGCCAAGCTCGCCGCGCCGGGGATGTGCAACCCCGAGGACGAAACGCCTGTCATCGACTGCCCGTCCGATGACGCACCACGCGACCTCCGATCGATGGCCCAACGTAACCACGACGGCCTCCACGCCGCGCTACGGGCACTGCTGGCCAGCGGAAAACTCGGACAGCACAACGGTTTACCGGCCACGATCATCGTCACCACCACGCTGAAAGACCTCGAAGCGGCGACCGGCACGGGCCTTACCGCTGGAGGCGCCCTGCTACCGATGACCGACGTGATCCGCCTGGCCCGCCACGCCCATCATTACCTGGCGATCTTCGACGAGGGTGATGCCATCGGGCGGTATCACACCAAGCGATTGGCTTCACCCGGTCAACGAATAGTGCTCTACGCCAAGGATCGTGGTTGCACACACCCCGGCTGCGACGTGCCCGGCTACTTGTGCGAGTTGCATCACGTCGAGGACTGGGCCAGCACGCACCGCACCGACATCGACCAGCTCACCTTCGCGTGCGGTACTCATCACAAACTTCTCGAGACCGGCTGGACCACCCGAAAACGCAGAGACGGTGCGACCGAATGGATTCCACCACCGCATCTCGACCACGGCCAGCCGCTAATCAACACGTTCCATCATCCCGAGAACGTCTTGGTCGACGGCGAAGACGGTGCGGCCTAG
- a CDS encoding quinone-dependent dihydroorotate dehydrogenase: MYGVLRRLFFLVPPERIHTLVFTALRGATSAGVLRRLLHRLLGPTDPVLSSTVFGVHFPAPLGLAAGFDKDGMGLSTWGALGFGYAEVGTVTAHPQPGNPAPRLFRLPEDRALLNRMGFNNHGAAALAGRLAGQRPDVPIGVNIGKTKATPAAEAVEDYRASARLLGPLASYLVVNVSSPNTPGLRDLQAVESLRPILSAVLAETSVPVLVKIAPDVSDSDVDDIADLAVELGLAGIVATNTTVSRAGLRTPGVVELGPGGISGPPVAHRAAEVLRRLYRRVGDRLVLISVGGIEYADDAWERITAGASLLQGYTGFIYGGGLWPKHIHDGIAKRLHDGGFASLSDAVGSAERLPGTPPG; encoded by the coding sequence CTGTACGGCGTACTGCGTCGGCTGTTTTTCTTGGTCCCGCCCGAGCGCATTCACACGCTGGTGTTCACCGCCCTGCGCGGTGCGACGTCCGCCGGGGTGTTGAGGCGGCTGCTGCACCGGCTGCTGGGCCCGACCGATCCGGTGTTGTCCAGCACGGTGTTCGGGGTGCATTTCCCCGCGCCACTCGGGCTGGCCGCCGGGTTCGACAAGGACGGCATGGGGCTCAGTACCTGGGGTGCCTTGGGTTTCGGGTATGCGGAGGTCGGGACCGTCACCGCGCACCCACAGCCCGGCAATCCGGCGCCGCGCCTGTTCCGGCTGCCCGAGGATCGGGCACTGCTGAACCGGATGGGGTTCAACAATCACGGCGCCGCGGCGCTGGCCGGCCGTCTCGCCGGCCAGCGGCCGGATGTGCCGATCGGGGTGAACATCGGCAAGACCAAGGCCACACCCGCCGCCGAGGCCGTCGAGGACTACCGCGCCAGCGCCCGGCTCCTCGGCCCGCTGGCGTCGTATCTGGTGGTCAACGTCAGCTCGCCCAACACGCCGGGGCTGCGGGATCTGCAGGCGGTCGAGTCGCTGCGGCCGATCCTGTCAGCCGTGCTCGCCGAGACGTCGGTGCCGGTGCTGGTGAAGATCGCCCCCGACGTCTCCGATTCCGACGTCGACGACATCGCGGACTTGGCCGTCGAGCTGGGGCTAGCCGGCATCGTCGCGACCAATACCACGGTGTCGCGCGCCGGCCTGCGCACGCCGGGCGTCGTCGAGCTGGGCCCTGGTGGCATTTCCGGGCCGCCGGTGGCACACCGCGCCGCCGAGGTGCTGCGCCGGCTGTATCGCCGGGTCGGTGATCGCCTGGTGCTGATCAGCGTCGGGGGCATCGAGTACGCCGACGACGCGTGGGAGCGGATCACCGCGGGCGCGTCACTGCTGCAGGGCTATACCGGCTTCATCTACGGAGGCGGCTTGTGGCCCAAGCATATTCACGACGGTATCGCGAAGCGGCTGCACGACGGCGGCTTCGCGTCGCTGAGCGATGCGGTCGGATCGGCGGAGCGGCTGCCCGGCACCCCGCCGGGCTAG
- a CDS encoding DUF5703 family protein, whose amino-acid sequence MTAPRWSRLPAGWVADMSDDYEWVPLRLPPEVTRLTASIRLSIEAEYRGWELTRVRLYNDGSRRVLLRRKKSRVSDRRPDQPEL is encoded by the coding sequence TTGACGGCGCCGCGGTGGAGTCGGCTGCCGGCGGGCTGGGTCGCGGATATGTCGGACGACTACGAGTGGGTGCCGCTGCGCCTGCCGCCGGAGGTGACCAGGCTGACCGCCTCGATCCGGCTGTCCATCGAGGCGGAGTACCGCGGCTGGGAGCTGACCCGAGTGCGACTGTATAACGACGGCAGCAGACGGGTATTGTTGCGCCGCAAGAAATCTCGTGTCAGTGACCGGCGGCCCGATCAGCCGGAACTGTGA
- a CDS encoding YncE family protein, with amino-acid sequence MLSRLKREKLTVQRCFVGLVTLLILIAGCSSNPLASAPPTIEAARPAQSPPASQHPVGTVRPLAGAATATVFDGGTHQLAVLTPGGDPAASASVAIFGPGQVTPRVIGLPGPAGALTRDGHGTVYLATRGGYVVLDLADGHVARVHVAENVDFTAIARRADGKLVLGSADGAVYTLGSSGGAVENRTKIFARVDWLVTQGNTTVVLDRGQTSVTTIGADGRVAQSLRAGAGATTMAADPAGRVLVADTRGDELLVYGVDPLILRQAYPVRQAPHGLAGSRDLAWVSQTASNTVIGYDLSTGIPVEKVRYPTVQQPNSLAFDEASDTLYVVSGSGAGVQVIERAAGTR; translated from the coding sequence TTGCTATCACGGCTTAAGCGCGAGAAACTTACAGTTCAGCGATGTTTTGTTGGCCTTGTCACTTTGCTGATATTGATCGCCGGTTGTTCATCGAATCCGCTCGCAAGCGCCCCGCCGACCATTGAAGCGGCGCGCCCCGCCCAGTCGCCGCCGGCATCGCAGCACCCGGTCGGCACCGTGCGTCCGTTGGCCGGGGCTGCGACGGCGACGGTGTTCGACGGCGGCACTCACCAACTGGCGGTGTTGACCCCCGGCGGCGATCCCGCGGCTTCCGCGAGCGTCGCGATATTCGGTCCAGGGCAGGTCACGCCGCGTGTGATCGGCCTGCCGGGACCGGCTGGGGCGTTGACCAGGGACGGCCACGGCACGGTTTACCTGGCCACCCGCGGCGGCTACGTCGTGCTGGATCTGGCCGACGGCCATGTTGCACGGGTGCATGTCGCCGAGAACGTGGATTTCACCGCGATCGCGCGCCGTGCCGACGGCAAGCTGGTGCTGGGCAGCGCCGACGGCGCCGTGTACACGTTGGGTTCGTCTGGCGGTGCCGTCGAGAACCGGACGAAGATCTTCGCCCGGGTCGATTGGCTTGTCACGCAAGGCAATACCACCGTGGTACTGGATCGCGGTCAGACCTCGGTGACGACGATCGGCGCCGACGGCCGGGTCGCGCAGTCGCTGCGAGCCGGCGCCGGCGCGACCACGATGGCCGCCGATCCGGCGGGCCGGGTCCTGGTGGCCGACACCCGCGGCGACGAACTGCTGGTGTACGGCGTCGACCCGCTGATCCTGCGGCAGGCCTACCCGGTGCGGCAGGCCCCGCATGGATTGGCGGGCTCGCGCGATTTGGCTTGGGTGTCTCAAACCGCATCGAATACTGTTATTGGTTACGATTTATCAACCGGAATTCCCGTCGAAAAGGTGCGTTACCCAACTGTGCAGCAACCCAACTCGTTGGCCTTTGACGAGGCTTCGGACACGTTGTACGTGGTGTCGGGGTCCGGGGCGGGGGTCCAGGTCATCGAGCGCGCGGCGGGAACACGTTGA